One stretch of Planctomycetota bacterium DNA includes these proteins:
- the rplE gene encoding 50S ribosomal protein L5, with amino-acid sequence MMARLLERYRTEVVPQLQKELGTENPHALPRLDKIVVSMGVGKALENKNRLDAAARDLATITGQKPLVTRARKSVAGFKLRKGQEIGLKVTLRGRRMYEFLDRLITIVMPRIRDFRGLSPKSFDGAGNYNLGISEQVVFPEINIDKMEFVQGMNITIGVKARKPEHSFELLRRLGVPFRAS; translated from the coding sequence CTGATGGCCAGATTGCTTGAACGGTACCGGACGGAAGTGGTTCCGCAGCTCCAGAAGGAGCTGGGCACGGAGAATCCCCACGCGCTTCCGCGGCTGGACAAGATCGTGGTGTCCATGGGCGTGGGGAAGGCCCTGGAGAACAAGAACCGCCTGGACGCGGCGGCGCGCGATCTGGCGACGATCACGGGCCAGAAGCCGCTGGTGACGCGGGCGCGCAAGTCGGTGGCGGGCTTCAAGCTGCGCAAGGGGCAGGAGATCGGCCTCAAGGTGACGCTGCGGGGCCGGAGGATGTACGAGTTCCTGGACCGGCTGATCACGATCGTGATGCCCCGCATCCGGGACTTCCGGGGGCTGTCCCCGAAATCCTTCGACGGGGCCGGCAACTACAACCTGGGCATCTCCGAGCAGGTGGTGTTCCCGGAGATCAACATCGACAAGATGGAGTTCGTCCAGGGGATGAACATCACGATCGGGGTGAAGGCGCGCAAGCCGGAACATTCGTTCGAGCTTCTGCGCCGGCTGGGGGTGCCGTTCCGGGCGTCGTGA
- a CDS encoding type Z 30S ribosomal protein S14, with product MASLRWRVKQKRTPKFRVRAYNRCEICGRRRGYYRKFHICRLCFRKLASNAEIPGVRKASW from the coding sequence ATGGCGAGTCTTCGGTGGCGGGTCAAGCAGAAGCGCACGCCCAAGTTCCGCGTGCGGGCGTACAACCGCTGCGAGATCTGCGGGCGCCGGCGCGGGTACTATCGGAAGTTCCACATCTGCCGCCTGTGCTTCCGGAAGCTCGCCAGCAACGCGGAGATTCCGGGGGTCCGGAAGGCCTCCTGGTAA
- the rpsH gene encoding 30S ribosomal protein S8, with protein MPSSDPVGDMIAMIKNAAQRRHPRLSLPHSRLKEGVARVLQKEGYLQDVRVTADEKRPQIKTLHLYLRYDEDGACVISEIRRVSRPGCRIFRGVDRLGRVLDGLGIAVLSTSKGILSDRQARRERVGGEVLCKVW; from the coding sequence ATGCCGAGTTCGGATCCGGTCGGCGACATGATCGCCATGATCAAGAACGCCGCGCAGCGGCGCCATCCGCGTCTTTCGCTGCCGCACTCCCGGCTGAAGGAGGGGGTGGCGCGGGTGCTCCAGAAGGAGGGGTACCTCCAGGACGTCCGGGTGACCGCCGACGAGAAGCGGCCCCAGATCAAGACGCTGCATCTGTACCTCCGGTACGATGAGGACGGGGCCTGCGTGATCTCGGAGATCCGGCGGGTGTCGCGGCCGGGGTGCCGGATTTTCCGCGGCGTGGACCGGCTGGGCCGGGTGCTGGACGGCCTGGGAATCGCCGTTCTTTCGACGTCCAAGGGGATCCTGAGCGACCGCCAGGCGCGCCGGGAGCGCGTGGGCGGCGAAGTCCTCTGCAAGGTGTGGTGA
- the rplF gene encoding 50S ribosomal protein L6, producing the protein MSRLGKKPIDLPEKVKVSVAGQTVTAEGPQGRHALTLPAEVSAKVEEGKRVVVSCKGQTQQQKALWGTWRSHVANLIEGVSKGYEKSLEINGVGYNAKVQGDKLVMTLGFSHPVEMTIPKGLAVACPSPTAIVVKGVDKHLVGQFAAEVRAKRPAEPYNLKGIKYKDEAVRRKAGKTFVTGAT; encoded by the coding sequence ATGTCGCGCCTCGGGAAAAAGCCGATCGATCTGCCGGAGAAGGTCAAAGTCAGCGTGGCGGGACAGACCGTCACGGCCGAAGGCCCTCAGGGGCGGCACGCGCTGACGCTGCCGGCGGAGGTGTCGGCCAAGGTGGAGGAGGGCAAGCGGGTCGTCGTTTCCTGCAAGGGACAGACCCAGCAGCAGAAGGCGCTCTGGGGGACCTGGCGCAGCCATGTGGCCAACCTGATCGAAGGGGTTTCGAAGGGGTACGAGAAGAGTCTGGAGATCAACGGGGTCGGCTATAACGCCAAGGTGCAGGGCGACAAGCTCGTAATGACGCTGGGCTTTTCGCATCCGGTGGAGATGACGATTCCCAAGGGGCTGGCGGTGGCGTGCCCCTCGCCCACCGCGATCGTGGTCAAAGGCGTGGACAAGCACCTGGTCGGGCAGTTCGCCGCCGAGGTTCGGGCCAAGCGCCCGGCGGAGCCCTATAACCTCAAGGGCATCAAGTACAAGGACGAGGCGGTGCGCCGCAAGGCGGGCAAGACCTTCGTCACCGGGGCGACTTAA
- the rplR gene encoding 50S ribosomal protein L18 encodes MNLIRAQERRKWERRQRRSWHVGNRIFGTKERPRLSVYRSHRHFHCQIIDDTTGHTLAAASTLMKDLRGQLKHGGDKKAAALVGQKLAEVARAKGITRVVFDRNFYRFHGRVRAFAEAAAKGGLEFLVNPDKKERAPKAAKPAKPEKAPAAKPKGEGKPAAKAPAPKPESK; translated from the coding sequence GTGAACCTGATCCGAGCGCAGGAAAGGCGCAAGTGGGAGCGGCGGCAGCGCCGGTCCTGGCATGTGGGCAACCGCATCTTCGGAACGAAGGAGCGGCCGCGGCTGTCCGTCTACCGGAGCCATCGGCACTTTCATTGTCAGATCATCGACGACACGACGGGGCACACCCTGGCGGCGGCCTCGACCCTGATGAAGGACCTGCGCGGGCAGCTCAAGCACGGAGGCGACAAGAAGGCGGCGGCCCTGGTGGGGCAGAAGCTGGCCGAGGTCGCCCGGGCGAAGGGGATCACGCGGGTCGTGTTCGACCGGAATTTTTACCGCTTTCACGGGCGGGTGCGCGCGTTCGCCGAGGCGGCGGCGAAGGGGGGGCTGGAGTTCCTGGTGAACCCGGACAAGAAGGAGCGTGCGCCCAAGGCGGCCAAACCGGCCAAGCCGGAGAAGGCTCCCGCCGCCAAGCCCAAGGGCGAAGGAAAGCCCGCCGCCAAGGCGCCGGCGCCCAAGCCCGAATCCAAGTAG
- the rpsE gene encoding 30S ribosomal protein S5, translating into MAEVRERRESRAGEDLEEIVVKVKRCAKVVKGGKRFSFNALVVVGDRKGRVGWGYGKANEVPFAVNKGIQEGKKNLIEVPVVRTTIPHEVRQKHGATEVVLRPACEGTGIKAGAAARAVLELAGIHNVLSKVFGSTNPINVVKATFEALCRLRPIGRVEELRGVKLREKTSEAPAPAAAAASSGETKA; encoded by the coding sequence ATGGCCGAAGTGCGTGAGCGGCGCGAGAGCCGCGCGGGCGAGGACCTGGAGGAAATCGTCGTCAAGGTCAAGCGCTGCGCCAAGGTGGTCAAGGGCGGCAAGCGCTTCAGTTTCAACGCGCTGGTCGTCGTGGGCGACCGGAAGGGCCGCGTGGGCTGGGGCTACGGGAAGGCCAACGAAGTTCCCTTCGCGGTCAACAAAGGCATCCAGGAGGGCAAGAAGAACCTGATCGAGGTGCCCGTGGTGCGCACGACGATTCCCCACGAGGTGCGCCAGAAGCACGGGGCGACGGAAGTCGTGCTCCGTCCGGCCTGCGAGGGAACGGGCATCAAGGCCGGCGCGGCCGCCCGGGCGGTCCTGGAGCTGGCCGGCATCCACAACGTCCTGTCCAAGGTGTTCGGCAGCACGAATCCCATCAACGTGGTCAAGGCCACGTTCGAAGCGCTCTGCCGGCTGCGGCCGATCGGTCGGGTCGAGGAGCTGCGGGGCGTGAAGCTTCGCGAGAAGACGTCGGAGGCGCCGGCGCCGGCCGCCGCGGCGGCGTCCTCCGGGGAGACGAAGGCATGA
- the rplO gene encoding 50S ribosomal protein L15 yields the protein MNLTDARKSRIPRKKKFPVGRGHSSGLGKTCGRGRKGQYARQGERFRPYFEGGQMPMVRRLPKRGFNNAAFKTDYEVVNVGQLEAAFAPGATVDEAALRAKGLVRRTADGVKILGEGELTKKLVVKAHAFTRSAEEKIVKAGGSVERLGAAAR from the coding sequence ATGAACCTGACCGACGCCCGGAAGTCGCGGATTCCGCGCAAGAAGAAGTTCCCCGTGGGGCGCGGCCACTCCAGCGGGCTGGGCAAGACCTGCGGGCGGGGGCGCAAGGGCCAGTACGCCCGCCAGGGTGAAAGGTTCCGGCCCTACTTCGAGGGCGGACAGATGCCCATGGTGCGGCGCCTGCCCAAGCGGGGCTTCAATAACGCCGCGTTCAAGACGGATTACGAGGTCGTCAACGTCGGACAGCTCGAGGCGGCGTTCGCCCCGGGCGCCACCGTGGACGAAGCGGCCCTCCGGGCCAAGGGCCTGGTCCGCCGGACGGCCGATGGAGTCAAGATCCTGGGCGAGGGGGAGCTCACGAAGAAGCTCGTCGTCAAGGCTCACGCGTTCACCCGGTCGGCCGAGGAGAAGATCGTGAAGGCCGGGGGGAGCGTGGAGCGCCTGGGCGCCGCGGCGCGGTAG
- the secY gene encoding preprotein translocase subunit SecY, translated as MQILQSFQNIFKIPELRARILWTFALLIVFRLGTHIPLPGVSPEGIRSWAEQLEREGGDLFAMLQVFTGGGFLNLALFSLGIMPYITASIIMQLMTKVSPTLEAIAKEGPSGQRKIQQYTRYATIPVCLIQGFFAARQLAQASAQQAAQSGLPLLTSTGFGTSFLLVLGMTAGALFVMWLGEQISERGIGNGASVLIMAGIVARMPETLWEMYTKAREGYGTVTMGSILATLALYLAAIVGVVFVTQAQRRIPLQHAKHIRGRRMMTGGRNYLPLRVNTAGVMPVIFASSLLILPSLLSYIPGLGFMRDIFQRGWFFYTIFYVTMIVFFSYFWTYLFMKPSEIALQLKEAGSFVPGIRPGENTTAYLDQILSRITLCGAVFLCVIALLPDLLSVAMGVDRYLVSFLGGTGILIVVGVSLDVVQKIESYLLMHHYGGFLGPGTTIRGRR; from the coding sequence ATGCAGATCCTTCAGTCGTTCCAGAATATCTTCAAGATTCCGGAGCTGCGCGCCCGGATCCTCTGGACGTTCGCGCTTCTGATCGTCTTCCGGCTGGGAACCCACATTCCGCTTCCGGGCGTGAGCCCCGAGGGCATCCGTTCGTGGGCCGAGCAGCTGGAGCGGGAGGGGGGCGATCTTTTCGCCATGCTCCAGGTGTTCACGGGCGGCGGGTTCCTGAACCTGGCGCTCTTTTCGCTCGGGATCATGCCCTACATCACGGCCTCCATCATCATGCAGCTCATGACCAAGGTGAGCCCGACGCTGGAGGCGATCGCCAAGGAAGGTCCCAGCGGGCAGCGCAAGATCCAGCAGTACACCCGCTACGCCACGATTCCGGTGTGCCTGATCCAGGGGTTTTTCGCGGCCCGGCAGCTCGCCCAGGCGAGCGCTCAGCAGGCCGCGCAGAGCGGGCTTCCGCTTTTGACGAGCACGGGCTTCGGGACCTCGTTTCTCCTGGTGCTCGGCATGACGGCGGGGGCGCTCTTTGTCATGTGGCTGGGGGAGCAGATCAGCGAGCGGGGGATCGGAAACGGCGCCAGCGTCCTCATCATGGCCGGGATCGTCGCGCGGATGCCGGAGACGCTCTGGGAGATGTACACCAAGGCCCGGGAAGGATACGGCACGGTCACCATGGGTTCCATCCTGGCCACGCTGGCGCTTTATCTGGCGGCCATCGTGGGGGTCGTCTTCGTGACGCAGGCCCAGCGGCGGATTCCGCTCCAGCACGCCAAGCACATCCGGGGGCGGCGGATGATGACGGGCGGCCGGAACTACCTCCCCCTGCGGGTCAACACGGCGGGCGTGATGCCCGTGATCTTCGCCTCGTCGCTTCTGATTCTGCCGTCGCTTCTTTCGTATATTCCCGGTCTGGGATTCATGAGGGATATCTTCCAGCGCGGGTGGTTCTTCTACACGATCTTCTACGTGACGATGATCGTGTTCTTCTCGTACTTCTGGACGTACCTTTTCATGAAGCCGTCGGAGATCGCTCTTCAGCTCAAGGAGGCCGGCAGCTTCGTGCCGGGGATCCGTCCGGGGGAGAATACGACCGCCTACCTCGACCAGATCCTTTCGCGGATCACGCTCTGCGGGGCGGTGTTCCTGTGCGTCATCGCGCTGCTTCCGGATCTTCTGTCGGTGGCGATGGGGGTGGACCGGTATCTGGTGTCGTTCCTGGGCGGCACGGGGATCCTCATCGTCGTGGGCGTGAGCCTGGACGTGGTCCAGAAGATCGAATCGTATCTGCTGATGCATCACTACGGCGGCTTCCTCGGGCCGGGGACGACGATCCGCGGGCGGCGGTAG
- a CDS encoding adenylate kinase has product MRLLLIGAPGSGKGTQAKRLAEERAVPHIATGDILREAIRQDTPVGREARPYIAAGGLVPDDIMIRVIEERFGRADVAAGYVLDGFPRTLPQAEALERLLARLGRPLERVLLLECPEETVLDRITGRRTCEVCGMPYHRRHRPPRREGVCDRDGGRLVQREDDTEPKARRRLEKYRAETAAVVPFYEARGILRRVDASRSPDEVYGAILASVKDLGGRE; this is encoded by the coding sequence GTGAGGCTTCTGTTGATCGGCGCGCCGGGATCGGGGAAGGGGACCCAGGCCAAGCGGCTTGCCGAGGAGCGCGCCGTGCCCCACATCGCCACCGGCGACATTCTGCGCGAAGCGATCCGGCAGGACACCCCCGTCGGCCGCGAGGCCCGTCCCTACATCGCCGCCGGAGGGCTCGTCCCCGACGACATCATGATCCGGGTGATCGAAGAGCGCTTCGGACGCGCCGACGTGGCCGCCGGATACGTCCTGGACGGGTTTCCCCGGACGCTTCCTCAGGCGGAGGCGCTGGAGCGGCTGCTGGCACGCCTGGGGCGGCCGCTGGAGCGGGTGCTCCTGCTGGAATGCCCCGAGGAGACGGTGCTGGACCGGATCACGGGACGGCGGACGTGCGAGGTCTGCGGGATGCCCTACCATCGGCGCCACCGTCCCCCGAGGCGCGAAGGGGTGTGCGATCGGGACGGGGGCCGGCTTGTCCAGCGCGAAGATGACACGGAACCCAAGGCGCGACGGCGCCTGGAGAAGTACCGGGCGGAGACGGCGGCGGTGGTGCCCTTCTACGAGGCGCGCGGGATCCTGAGGCGGGTGGACGCGTCGCGGTCGCCCGACGAGGTCTACGGGGCGATCCTGGCGTCCGTGAAGGATCTCGGGGGGAGGGAATAG
- the map gene encoding type I methionyl aminopeptidase: protein MAPIVKEVWEIDLMRQAGRIVAQGLKLLAEHVRPGVTTAELDALYERHVRESGAVPTFKGYRGFPASICVSINEEVVHGIPSPRRVLKEGDIVSLDAGATYKGYVGDAAVTLPVGKISPAARRLIDTTREALEEAIKLVAPGVGLSKIAATIQRYAESRGYSVVKKFVGHGIGRQMHEEPQVPNYVDGLPLEQFEYILKPGICIAIEPMLNEGTDDVRTLKDNWTVVTRDRKLSAHFEHTVAVTEKGHEVLTRLEDPGRA from the coding sequence GTGGCCCCCATCGTGAAGGAAGTCTGGGAAATCGACCTGATGCGGCAGGCGGGCCGCATCGTGGCGCAGGGGCTCAAGCTTCTGGCGGAGCATGTGCGGCCGGGGGTGACGACCGCCGAGCTCGACGCGCTCTACGAGCGGCACGTGCGCGAGTCCGGCGCGGTGCCCACCTTCAAGGGATACCGGGGGTTTCCCGCCTCGATTTGCGTCTCGATCAACGAGGAAGTGGTGCACGGGATTCCCTCGCCCCGCCGGGTTCTCAAGGAAGGGGACATTGTTTCCCTGGACGCCGGAGCGACGTACAAGGGGTACGTGGGGGACGCCGCCGTGACGCTCCCGGTGGGGAAGATTTCCCCGGCGGCCCGGCGGCTGATCGACACGACGCGCGAGGCCCTGGAGGAGGCGATCAAGCTCGTGGCGCCCGGCGTCGGGCTTTCGAAGATCGCCGCGACGATTCAGCGGTACGCCGAGAGCCGCGGCTACAGCGTCGTCAAGAAGTTCGTCGGCCACGGGATCGGCCGGCAGATGCACGAGGAGCCGCAGGTGCCCAACTACGTGGACGGGCTGCCGCTGGAGCAGTTCGAATACATCCTGAAGCCCGGCATCTGCATCGCCATCGAGCCGATGCTCAACGAGGGGACCGACGACGTGCGGACCCTCAAGGACAACTGGACGGTGGTGACGCGGGACCGGAAGCTGTCGGCCCATTTCGAGCACACGGTGGCGGTGACCGAGAAGGGGCACGAGGTCCTGACGCGGCTGGAGGACCCGGGGCGCGCTTGA
- the infA gene encoding translation initiation factor IF-1 — MAKEEPIRVEAIVKESLPNAMFRVSLVKNPNHTVLTHVSGKMRMNFIKILPGDKVIVEMSPYDLTKGRIIYREH, encoded by the coding sequence ATGGCCAAAGAAGAGCCGATCCGCGTGGAGGCGATCGTCAAGGAGTCGCTTCCGAACGCGATGTTCCGGGTGAGTCTCGTGAAAAATCCGAACCACACGGTGCTCACCCACGTGTCCGGGAAGATGCGGATGAATTTCATCAAGATCCTCCCGGGCGACAAGGTGATCGTGGAGATGAGCCCGTACGACCTGACCAAGGGGCGCATCATTTACCGGGAGCATTAG
- the rpmJ gene encoding 50S ribosomal protein L36, translating to MKVRPSVKRICEKCQIVRRKGRIRVICANPKHKQRQG from the coding sequence ATGAAAGTCCGACCGTCGGTGAAGAGGATTTGCGAGAAGTGCCAGATCGTCCGGCGCAAGGGGCGCATCCGGGTGATCTGCGCCAATCCGAAACACAAGCAGAGGCAGGGGTAA
- the rpsM gene encoding 30S ribosomal protein S13 codes for MARVAGVEIPAQKPAWVSLTYVFGIGPTLSRKILKEAGVPEQTRVKDLTEDQLARINSIVDKNYVVEGALRRVIAQNIQRLKDIGSYRGARHRRGLPVRGQRTRSNARTRKGPRKTVAGKKQPKSPT; via the coding sequence ATGGCGCGCGTCGCCGGAGTGGAGATTCCCGCCCAGAAGCCCGCGTGGGTGTCGCTCACGTACGTTTTCGGGATCGGCCCGACGCTGTCGCGGAAGATCCTGAAGGAGGCGGGCGTGCCCGAACAGACGCGGGTGAAGGACCTCACGGAGGACCAGCTGGCGCGGATCAACTCGATCGTGGACAAGAACTACGTGGTCGAAGGCGCGCTGCGCCGCGTCATCGCCCAGAACATTCAGCGTCTCAAGGATATCGGGTCCTATCGCGGGGCCCGGCACCGGCGGGGGCTGCCGGTGCGGGGCCAGAGGACGCGCTCCAACGCGCGCACGCGCAAGGGACCGCGCAAGACCGTAGCGGGCAAGAAGCAGCCCAAGTCGCCGACCTAG
- the rpsK gene encoding 30S ribosomal protein S11, translating to MADEKDKKDAAKPAEGAAPKAEEKKAPARKAKKLVPKAIAHIQATFNNTIITITDPAGDTLCWASAGTIGYKGSRKSTPFAAQKAAESAAEKAQKFGVREVEVRIKGPGAGRESAIRALQSAGLEVRVIEDVTPLPHNGCRPRKKRRV from the coding sequence GTGGCCGACGAGAAGGACAAGAAGGACGCCGCCAAGCCCGCCGAGGGGGCGGCCCCGAAGGCCGAAGAGAAGAAGGCACCGGCCCGAAAGGCCAAGAAGCTCGTGCCCAAGGCCATCGCCCACATTCAGGCGACCTTCAACAACACGATCATCACCATTACCGATCCCGCGGGGGACACGCTGTGCTGGGCGTCCGCCGGGACGATCGGCTACAAGGGGTCTCGGAAGTCCACCCCCTTCGCGGCCCAGAAGGCGGCCGAGAGCGCCGCGGAGAAGGCCCAGAAGTTCGGCGTCCGGGAGGTGGAAGTGCGCATCAAGGGCCCGGGGGCCGGGCGGGAGAGCGCGATCCGGGCGCTTCAGTCGGCGGGGCTGGAGGTCCGCGTGATCGAGGACGTGACGCCCCTGCCGCACAACGGCTGCCGGCCCCGGAAGAAGAGGAGAGTGTAA
- the rpsD gene encoding 30S ribosomal protein S4 has product MARITGAKCRICRRLGTKLFLKGTRCDTPKCPIEKDNKPPGQHGAKRVRLTEYGIHLREVQRAKKMYGVLQRQFRRYYAEAIAKPGNTGDYLIQTLERRLDNVVYRLRMGTSRAHARQLILHGHIRVNGRKVTVPSYPTDAGDVIEPARRERSVKIVKEALALKKDVEVPSWLKLVEDPPQGTVVSLPTAQELQVPVESQLIVEYMSR; this is encoded by the coding sequence ATGGCGCGCATCACCGGAGCCAAGTGCCGGATCTGCCGGCGGCTGGGGACGAAGCTTTTCCTCAAGGGCACGCGCTGCGACACGCCCAAGTGCCCCATTGAGAAAGACAATAAGCCCCCCGGCCAGCACGGCGCCAAGCGCGTCCGGCTGACCGAGTACGGCATCCACCTGCGCGAAGTGCAGCGCGCCAAGAAGATGTACGGCGTCCTCCAGCGCCAGTTCCGCCGGTACTACGCCGAGGCCATCGCCAAGCCGGGCAACACCGGCGATTACCTCATCCAGACGCTGGAACGCCGCCTGGACAACGTGGTTTACCGGCTGCGCATGGGGACCTCGCGGGCGCACGCGCGCCAGCTCATCCTCCACGGCCACATCCGCGTCAACGGGCGCAAGGTCACGGTGCCTTCGTATCCCACGGACGCCGGGGACGTCATCGAGCCCGCGCGCCGCGAGCGCAGCGTCAAGATCGTCAAAGAGGCCCTGGCGCTCAAGAAGGACGTCGAGGTGCCTTCGTGGCTCAAGCTCGTCGAGGACCCGCCCCAGGGGACGGTGGTGTCCCTTCCGACGGCCCAGGAGCTTCAGGTGCCCGTGGAGTCCCAGCTCATCGTCGAATACATGTCGCGATAG
- a CDS encoding DNA-directed RNA polymerase subunit alpha gives MRVRWKEFELPTRVALDEKTSTPTYGMFIAEPFERGFGTTIGNSLRRVLYSSIEGTAVTHVKIKGAAHEFTALEGVVEDVTDIVLNLKQLVVKIADEGRKTLRLDVQKKGPVKAAQIVPEAGVEIINPDLHICTLAEDTEFSAEITVAKGRRYVTAEEHSKDGSEIGVIPVDASFSPVKRVRYKVENTRVGKLTNYERLILEIWTNGTISPEEALTEASKILRKHLNPFVQYFELGRELQVNEKKEEELRKKEQEKEELRQKLSMSISELDLSVRSANCLSSERIETIGELVSRSEAELLKVRNFGKTSLREVKKKLADMGLSLGMDLEGIFGKKAPFPG, from the coding sequence ATGAGAGTCCGCTGGAAGGAATTCGAGCTGCCCACCCGGGTCGCGCTGGACGAGAAAACGTCCACGCCCACCTACGGGATGTTCATCGCCGAGCCGTTCGAGCGCGGGTTCGGCACCACGATCGGAAATTCGCTGCGCCGCGTCCTTTACTCGTCCATCGAGGGAACCGCGGTCACCCACGTCAAGATCAAAGGGGCCGCCCACGAGTTCACGGCCCTCGAGGGCGTCGTCGAGGACGTCACCGACATCGTGCTCAATCTCAAACAGCTCGTCGTCAAGATCGCCGACGAGGGGCGCAAGACCCTGCGCCTGGACGTCCAGAAGAAGGGCCCCGTCAAGGCCGCCCAGATCGTGCCCGAGGCGGGCGTAGAGATCATCAACCCGGATCTGCACATCTGCACGCTGGCGGAGGACACGGAGTTTTCCGCCGAGATCACGGTGGCCAAGGGCCGCCGGTACGTGACCGCCGAGGAGCACTCCAAGGACGGGTCCGAGATCGGCGTGATCCCCGTGGACGCGAGCTTCTCGCCCGTCAAGCGCGTCCGGTACAAGGTCGAAAACACGCGGGTGGGGAAGCTCACCAACTACGAGCGCCTGATCCTGGAGATCTGGACGAACGGCACGATCTCCCCCGAGGAGGCTCTGACCGAGGCCTCCAAGATCCTCCGCAAGCATCTGAATCCCTTCGTCCAGTACTTCGAGCTGGGCCGGGAGCTTCAGGTCAACGAGAAGAAGGAGGAAGAGCTTCGCAAGAAGGAGCAGGAGAAGGAGGAGCTTCGCCAGAAGCTCTCGATGTCGATCTCGGAGCTCGACCTCTCGGTGCGCTCGGCCAATTGCCTGTCCAGCGAGCGGATCGAGACGATCGGGGAGCTCGTCTCGCGCTCCGAGGCGGAGCTTCTCAAGGTCCGCAACTTCGGCAAGACGTCCCTCCGGGAGGTCAAGAAGAAGCTGGCCGACATGGGGCTGTCGCTCGGCATGGACCTGGAGGGGATCTTCGGCAAGAAAGCCCCGTTCCCGGGATAG
- the rplQ gene encoding 50S ribosomal protein L17: MRHRLKGRKLGRTTAHRQALERNLVRSLFTYGRVITTLEKAKEFRGTAERLIQLGKKGGLANFRRILRTVQDRALARKIVEDVARRFPDRQGGYTRVVRLGGSRWDGDGRGLYAFNRLGDNGRKAIWELVVRKDREEEMKLAGVGAAAREAEEARRAERKKARAGGSASP, from the coding sequence ATGCGTCATCGACTCAAGGGCCGCAAGCTCGGACGGACCACCGCGCACCGGCAGGCGCTGGAGCGGAACCTCGTGCGGAGCCTCTTCACGTACGGCCGCGTGATCACCACGCTCGAGAAGGCCAAGGAGTTCCGGGGCACCGCCGAGCGGCTCATCCAGCTCGGCAAGAAGGGCGGACTGGCCAACTTCCGGCGGATCCTCCGCACCGTCCAGGACCGCGCGCTCGCCCGGAAGATCGTCGAGGACGTGGCCCGGCGCTTTCCCGACCGCCAGGGCGGCTACACGCGCGTCGTGCGGCTGGGGGGATCCCGCTGGGACGGCGACGGGCGCGGGCTTTACGCCTTCAACCGGCTGGGGGACAACGGCCGCAAGGCCATCTGGGAACTCGTGGTCCGCAAGGATCGCGAGGAGGAGATGAAGCTGGCCGGCGTCGGCGCGGCCGCCCGGGAGGCGGAGGAGGCCCGCCGCGCGGAGCGCAAGAAAGCCCGAGCGGGCGGAAGCGCTTCCCCCTAG
- a CDS encoding STAS domain-containing protein, which produces MSDADAEHIRVDVSEAAPGVAEIRIEGSLDWSNFGRVEAAIDEIFRKGIYRIVVNLKGCRYVSSAGFGCFIGSRDTALKHNGDVVFAAAPPEILDVFNILGLSKVLRFADDTRAALALLRR; this is translated from the coding sequence ATGTCCGACGCCGATGCGGAACACATCCGAGTGGACGTTTCGGAGGCCGCTCCCGGCGTCGCGGAGATCCGGATCGAGGGCTCCCTGGACTGGTCCAACTTCGGACGGGTCGAGGCGGCGATCGACGAGATCTTCCGGAAGGGGATCTACCGGATCGTGGTGAACCTCAAGGGCTGCCGCTACGTTTCGTCGGCCGGGTTCGGGTGTTTCATCGGGTCGCGCGACACCGCGCTCAAGCACAACGGAGACGTGGTCTTCGCCGCCGCGCCCCCGGAGATCCTGGACGTCTTCAACATCCTGGGCCTGTCGAAGGTCCTGCGGTTCGCCGACGACACGAGGGCCGCGCTGGCGCTCCTGCGCCGGTGA